The following proteins come from a genomic window of Pseudomonas sp. Z8(2022):
- the rpmG gene encoding 50S ribosomal protein L33 yields the protein MRELIRLVSSAGTGHFYTTDKNKRTTPDKIEIKKFDPVVRKHVIYKEAKIK from the coding sequence ATGCGTGAACTGATCCGTTTGGTGTCCAGCGCCGGTACCGGCCACTTCTACACCACCGACAAGAACAAGCGCACCACCCCCGACAAGATCGAAATCAAGAAATTCGATCCGGTCGTACGCAAGCACGTGATCTACAAGGAAGCCAAGATCAAGTAA
- a CDS encoding methyl-accepting chemotaxis protein: MLVYQQVQLPAYVSVPSFLLLALWPWLGPWQRRDDAAPVARQGAVSDFTELSRGLSRHTCHNALSAARVAHAVKHLAGRLQSQLAAVQQVSQAAEAITHTEQDSAARAEHTLAAARHVREASANGQAELNQAIARMQQLSAQTLASRELIDGLGSRTEQIEQVTQVIQSIASQTNLLALNAAIEAARAGEMGRGFAVVADEVRNLAARTASATEEVSQMIADIRQQSTAVVAHIQRQSVELEQAAQQIESAGSHLHGIADQAEEVEQQVAQISAGTADNHQRLASLSAAALQLQDDVQGSEGQTRQLADAAEQLVGQAETVSEQLAEVGLDDYHQRAYDLAREGAAAIAAQFEQDLQSGRISLDDLFDRNYQPIAGTQPQKYRTRFDQYADQVLPALQEPLLKRHEGLVFAIATTPEGYVPTHNAAFNHPPSGDPAVDAARSRGKRLFNDRTGLRCGSHTQGLLLQTYMRDTGELMHDLSVPIMVRGRHWGGMRLGYRPEP, from the coding sequence ATGCTGGTCTACCAGCAGGTGCAGCTGCCGGCCTATGTCAGCGTGCCGTCCTTTCTGTTGCTGGCGCTGTGGCCCTGGCTCGGGCCCTGGCAGCGCCGTGACGATGCTGCGCCTGTCGCACGGCAAGGTGCGGTTAGCGATTTCACCGAACTCAGCCGCGGCCTGTCGCGGCATACCTGTCACAACGCGCTGTCCGCTGCCAGGGTGGCTCATGCCGTCAAGCACCTGGCCGGGCGCCTGCAGTCGCAACTGGCTGCGGTGCAGCAGGTCAGCCAGGCGGCCGAGGCCATCACCCATACCGAGCAGGACAGCGCTGCGCGTGCCGAACACACGCTGGCTGCTGCGCGGCACGTGCGTGAAGCCAGCGCCAACGGCCAGGCCGAACTCAACCAGGCCATCGCGCGCATGCAGCAGCTCAGTGCGCAGACCCTGGCCAGCCGCGAGCTGATCGATGGCCTGGGCAGCCGCACCGAACAGATCGAGCAGGTCACTCAGGTGATCCAGTCCATCGCCAGCCAGACCAACCTGCTGGCGCTCAACGCCGCCATCGAGGCCGCCCGGGCCGGCGAGATGGGCCGCGGTTTCGCCGTGGTTGCCGACGAGGTGCGCAACCTCGCCGCGCGTACCGCCAGCGCCACCGAGGAAGTCAGCCAGATGATCGCCGACATCCGCCAGCAGAGCACGGCGGTGGTCGCTCACATCCAGCGTCAGAGCGTCGAGCTGGAGCAGGCTGCGCAGCAGATCGAGAGCGCTGGCAGCCATCTGCACGGCATTGCCGACCAGGCCGAGGAGGTCGAGCAGCAGGTGGCGCAGATCAGCGCCGGTACCGCCGACAATCACCAGCGTCTGGCCAGTCTGTCGGCAGCTGCGCTGCAGTTGCAGGACGACGTACAGGGCAGCGAGGGGCAGACGCGGCAACTGGCTGATGCGGCCGAACAACTGGTCGGTCAGGCCGAGACGGTCAGCGAGCAGCTCGCCGAGGTGGGGCTGGATGACTATCACCAGCGTGCCTATGACCTGGCCCGTGAAGGCGCAGCCGCCATCGCCGCGCAGTTCGAGCAGGATCTGCAGAGTGGCCGCATCAGCCTCGACGATCTGTTCGACCGCAATTACCAGCCGATCGCCGGCACCCAGCCACAGAAGTACCGCACGCGCTTCGACCAGTACGCCGATCAGGTGCTGCCGGCCTTGCAGGAACCGCTGCTCAAGCGCCACGAGGGTCTGGTCTTCGCCATTGCCACCACCCCGGAAGGCTACGTGCCGACTCACAACGCCGCGTTCAACCATCCGCCCAGCGGCGACCCGGCGGTGGATGCCGCCCGTAGTCGCGGCAAGCGCCTGTTCAACGACCGTACCGGCTTACGGTGTGGCAGCCACACGCAGGGGCTGTTGCTGCAGACCTACATGCGCGATACCGGCGAGCTGATGCACGATCTGTCGGTGCCGATCATGGTACGCGGGCGGCACTGGGGGGGTATGCGTCTGGGTTATCGCCCGGAGCCGTGA
- a CDS encoding glutamine synthetase family protein, whose protein sequence is MTTFAAVQEAQDFLAGNPDIELIELFILDANGVPRGKLLHREELLALYQSGRPLPSTMLGLSIQGEDVEDSGLVWEVGDIDCRAYPLPGSLVRLPWRQIPTAAVQVSMHPSEGLPATPADPRQLLVRVIEQLEADGYHPVMACELEFYLLDQTRDANGRPQPALDADGGRPRQTQVYGLRELEQIEPFLRDLYAACKAQGIPARTAISEYAPGQVEITLEHGPALAAMDQAVRYKRLVKGVAHAHGMQACFMAKPFAEIAGTGMHMHVSLADAQGENLFASEDPAGTPLLRQAVGGMLASLLDSLLLFCPNANSYRRFQANSYAPLAPTWGVDNRTVSLRVPGGPANTRHVEHRICGADANPYLAAAAILAGIHRGIREHLDPGAPVEGNGYAQATEHLPTQWSAAIHALEHSEWAREAFGEQFLKVFLAVKRAEYRQFMGEVGEQDWRWYLSNA, encoded by the coding sequence ATGACGACTTTCGCTGCTGTGCAGGAAGCCCAGGATTTCCTGGCCGGCAACCCCGATATCGAATTGATCGAGCTGTTCATCCTCGACGCCAACGGCGTGCCGCGCGGCAAGCTGCTGCACCGCGAGGAGCTGCTGGCGCTGTACCAGAGCGGCCGGCCGCTGCCGAGCACCATGCTCGGCCTTTCCATCCAGGGCGAGGACGTCGAAGACTCCGGCCTGGTCTGGGAGGTGGGCGATATCGACTGTCGCGCCTACCCGCTGCCCGGCAGCCTGGTGCGTCTGCCATGGCGGCAGATCCCCACGGCGGCCGTGCAGGTGTCGATGCACCCCAGCGAAGGCCTGCCGGCCACGCCGGCCGACCCGCGCCAGTTGCTGGTGCGGGTGATCGAGCAGCTCGAAGCCGACGGCTATCACCCGGTGATGGCTTGCGAGCTGGAGTTCTACCTGCTCGATCAGACGCGCGACGCCAACGGCCGCCCGCAACCGGCGCTGGACGCTGACGGCGGTCGCCCGCGGCAGACCCAGGTCTACGGCCTGCGCGAACTGGAGCAGATCGAACCCTTCCTGCGCGACCTCTATGCCGCCTGCAAGGCCCAGGGCATCCCGGCCCGCACGGCGATTTCCGAGTACGCCCCCGGCCAGGTGGAAATCACCCTGGAACACGGTCCGGCACTCGCGGCCATGGATCAGGCGGTGCGCTACAAGCGTCTGGTCAAGGGTGTCGCTCACGCCCACGGCATGCAGGCCTGCTTCATGGCCAAGCCGTTCGCCGAGATCGCCGGCACCGGCATGCACATGCACGTGAGTCTGGCCGACGCACAAGGCGAAAACCTGTTCGCCAGCGAGGACCCGGCCGGCACGCCGCTGCTGCGCCAGGCGGTCGGCGGCATGCTCGCCAGCCTGCTCGATTCGCTGCTGCTGTTCTGCCCCAACGCCAACTCCTACCGGCGCTTCCAGGCCAACAGCTACGCACCGCTGGCGCCCACCTGGGGCGTGGACAACCGCACCGTCAGCCTGCGCGTACCCGGTGGTCCGGCCAACACCCGACACGTCGAGCACCGCATCTGTGGCGCCGATGCCAACCCCTATCTTGCCGCCGCGGCCATTCTGGCCGGGATTCACCGGGGCATTCGCGAGCACCTCGATCCCGGCGCGCCGGTCGAGGGCAACGGCTATGCCCAGGCCACGGAGCACCTGCCTACCCAGTGGTCGGCGGCGATCCACGCGCTGGAGCATTCCGAGTGGGCGCGGGAGGCTTTCGGCGAGCAATTCCTCAAGGTCTTTCTCGCGGTCAAGCGTGCCGAATATCGCCAGTTCATGGGCGAGGTCGGCGAGCAGGACTGGCGCTGGTACCTGAGCAACGCCTGA
- the rpmB gene encoding 50S ribosomal protein L28 produces the protein MSRVCQVTGKGPVTGNNISHANNKTRRRFLPNLQHHRFWVESEKRFVRLRVSAKGMRVIDKRGIDVVLAELRARGEKV, from the coding sequence ATGTCGAGAGTCTGTCAAGTTACCGGTAAGGGTCCGGTAACCGGGAACAACATTTCCCACGCAAACAACAAAACCCGTCGTCGTTTCCTGCCGAACCTGCAGCACCATCGCTTCTGGGTCGAGTCCGAGAAGCGCTTCGTACGTCTGCGCGTATCTGCCAAAGGCATGCGCGTCATCGACAAGCGTGGCATCGACGTAGTGCTGGCTGAGCTGCGCGCTCGCGGCGAAAAGGTTTAA
- a CDS encoding AraC family transcriptional regulator has translation MTAEPTTLASWTRALRKQLDAIGLDSAALCREAGLDPTLLDDPNARCPLSLTTRLWQLAVAASGDPALGLKTSQFVSPTTFHALGYALIASSSLREMFERIVRYHRVVSDALQLELRQTDSAYEFRFRVPAGSPAPAPEALDAFAAIYVRSCRNRLNRDFSPLLVQLQRPHPADPAPWQAVFRAPLQFDAEESLLRFPREAFEQRLDDGNPELAEHNETVLRRNLEQLQAASCSERVRRCLEAQLPDGEPSAERIAQSLHLSLRSLQRHLAEEGTSYEVLLGETRHALALRHMRDPRCSIGEIAYLLGFSDSSSFGRAFKRWTGQTPSQYRDGSSDA, from the coding sequence ATGACCGCCGAACCCACTACCCTGGCCAGCTGGACCCGCGCACTGCGCAAGCAGCTCGATGCCATCGGGCTCGACAGCGCCGCCCTGTGCCGCGAGGCGGGGCTTGACCCGACGCTGCTCGACGATCCCAATGCACGCTGTCCGCTGTCGCTGACCACGCGTCTGTGGCAATTGGCGGTGGCCGCCAGCGGCGATCCGGCGCTGGGCCTGAAAACCTCGCAGTTCGTCAGCCCGACCACCTTTCACGCTCTGGGCTATGCGCTGATCGCCAGCAGCAGCCTGCGCGAGATGTTCGAGCGCATCGTGCGCTATCACCGTGTGGTCAGCGACGCACTGCAGCTGGAGCTGCGCCAGACAGACAGCGCCTACGAATTTCGCTTTCGTGTACCAGCGGGCAGCCCGGCACCGGCGCCCGAAGCGCTGGACGCCTTCGCTGCGATCTACGTGCGTAGCTGCCGCAACCGTCTGAACCGGGATTTCTCGCCGTTGCTGGTGCAGCTGCAGCGTCCGCATCCGGCCGACCCGGCGCCCTGGCAGGCGGTGTTTCGTGCGCCGTTGCAATTCGATGCCGAGGAGAGCCTGCTGCGTTTTCCCCGCGAGGCATTCGAGCAGCGTTTGGATGACGGCAACCCGGAGCTGGCCGAACACAACGAGACGGTACTTAGGCGCAACCTGGAGCAATTGCAGGCCGCCAGTTGCAGCGAGCGGGTGCGCCGCTGTCTCGAGGCGCAGCTGCCCGATGGCGAGCCCTCAGCCGAGCGTATTGCCCAGTCGCTGCATCTGAGCCTGCGCAGTCTGCAACGCCATCTGGCCGAGGAGGGCACCAGTTACGAGGTGCTGCTCGGTGAGACGCGCCATGCCCTGGCGCTGCGGCATATGCGCGACCCGCGCTGTTCGATCGGTGAAATCGCCTACCTGCTCGGCTTCAGCGACAGCAGCAGCTTCGGCCGGGCCTTCAAGCGCTGGACCGGGCAGACGCCGAGCCAGTACCGCGATGGAAGCAGCGACGCATGA
- a CDS encoding FAD-dependent oxidoreductase, translated as MTQYDLILAGAGHAHLGVLRRWALVERPPGRIALLSLGPEAWYAGMLPGLISGRFSPADCRVELQPLCRAAKVDLIEGEIAALDADARILQLEDGRRLHGEWLSLNVGSGMAIPPQQGDAMQVLAARPIDKLLEGWQQWQAEPRRMAILGGGAGGVELALALADQLPALALFCGGTLLDGLAPGLRLRALGHLRQRGVQVREHCPIGRIEDDWLLSGDEPVWRGRRLLLASGARPWPWLTASQLASDAGGFIAIRPTLQSESHAQVFAVGDSASLDGMRRSGRFAVRQAPVLGANLQAALTGRPLRQYRAQWQNVALLATGDGGALLGWHDWSGGGRLYGHCKDWLDQRFVKRHRMVG; from the coding sequence ATGACCCAGTACGACCTGATCCTGGCCGGGGCCGGCCATGCCCATCTGGGTGTGTTGCGCCGCTGGGCGCTGGTGGAGCGACCGCCGGGGCGCATCGCCTTGCTCAGTCTCGGTCCCGAGGCCTGGTACGCCGGCATGTTGCCGGGGCTGATCAGCGGCCGGTTCAGCCCGGCCGATTGCCGCGTGGAGCTGCAGCCATTGTGCCGCGCGGCCAAGGTCGATCTGATCGAGGGCGAGATCGCTGCGCTCGATGCCGATGCGCGGATCCTGCAACTCGAAGATGGGCGCCGCCTGCACGGCGAGTGGTTGTCGCTCAATGTCGGTTCCGGCATGGCCATTCCGCCGCAGCAGGGTGACGCCATGCAGGTGCTGGCCGCCAGACCCATCGACAAGCTGCTCGAAGGCTGGCAGCAGTGGCAGGCCGAGCCGCGGCGCATGGCCATTCTCGGTGGCGGAGCCGGCGGCGTAGAGCTGGCCCTGGCCCTGGCCGACCAGTTACCGGCGCTGGCGCTGTTCTGTGGCGGCACCCTGCTCGACGGGCTGGCACCGGGACTGCGCCTGCGCGCGCTGGGTCATCTGCGTCAGCGCGGCGTGCAGGTGCGAGAACATTGTCCGATCGGCCGTATCGAGGACGACTGGCTGCTTAGCGGCGATGAACCCGTATGGCGCGGGCGGCGCCTGCTGCTGGCCAGTGGTGCGCGACCCTGGCCGTGGCTGACGGCCAGCCAGCTGGCCAGCGATGCAGGCGGATTCATCGCTATTCGTCCGACCCTGCAGAGCGAGTCCCATGCGCAGGTCTTCGCCGTTGGCGACAGTGCCAGCCTTGACGGCATGCGCCGTAGCGGCCGCTTCGCGGTGCGTCAGGCGCCGGTCCTCGGCGCCAACCTCCAGGCTGCACTGACGGGGCGGCCGCTACGCCAGTACCGGGCGCAATGGCAGAACGTTGCCCTGCTGGCCACCGGTGATGGTGGGGCTCTGCTCGGCTGGCACGACTGGAGTGGCGGCGGGCGCCTTTACGGGCACTGCAAGGACTGGTTGGACCAGCGTTTCGTAAAACGCCATCGCATGGTCGGGTAG
- a CDS encoding fatty acid desaturase gives MSPSPASLTDQQRAACIREQVMAHGNALRQRYPILQHQDALGAGILAFALLGMLGSAALYIDGHLAWWACLLLNAFFASLTHELEHDLIHSMYFRKQPLPHNLMLALVWLARPSTINPWVRRQLHLNHHKVSGSEADMEERAITNGEPWGIARLLMVGDNMMSSFIRWLRAKNPAHRRLILSRTLKVYAPLGLLNWATWYLFLGFHLLDWASATLGAPIAWSATTLSVMAMVNVAVVVLVGPNVLRTFCLHFVSSNMHYYGDIEPGNVIQQTQVLNPWWLWPLQAFCFNFGSSHAIHHFVVKEPFYIRQLTVPFAHRVMREMGVRFNDFGTFTRANRWTRQQKVTGEQARAA, from the coding sequence ATGTCCCCTTCTCCCGCAAGCCTTACTGACCAGCAGCGCGCGGCTTGTATCCGCGAACAGGTGATGGCCCACGGCAACGCCCTGCGCCAGCGCTACCCGATCCTGCAGCATCAGGACGCCCTCGGTGCCGGTATCCTGGCCTTCGCCCTGCTCGGCATGCTCGGCTCGGCAGCGCTGTACATCGACGGCCACCTGGCCTGGTGGGCCTGTCTGCTGCTCAATGCCTTCTTCGCCTCGCTAACCCACGAGCTGGAGCACGACCTGATCCACTCGATGTACTTCCGCAAGCAGCCACTGCCGCACAACCTGATGCTGGCGCTGGTCTGGCTGGCGCGACCGAGCACCATCAATCCGTGGGTGCGCCGCCAGCTGCACCTGAACCACCACAAGGTTTCCGGCAGCGAAGCCGACATGGAGGAGCGCGCCATCACCAACGGCGAGCCCTGGGGCATCGCGCGCCTGCTGATGGTCGGCGACAACATGATGAGCTCGTTCATCCGCTGGCTGCGGGCGAAGAATCCCGCGCATCGCCGGCTGATCCTCAGCCGCACGCTGAAGGTCTATGCGCCGCTGGGGCTGCTCAACTGGGCGACCTGGTACCTGTTCCTCGGCTTCCACCTGCTGGACTGGGCCAGCGCCACCCTCGGCGCGCCGATCGCCTGGTCGGCCACTACGCTCAGCGTGATGGCCATGGTGAACGTCGCCGTGGTGGTGCTGGTTGGCCCCAACGTGCTGCGCACCTTCTGCCTGCACTTCGTCAGCTCCAACATGCACTACTACGGCGATATCGAGCCGGGCAACGTGATCCAGCAGACCCAGGTGCTCAACCCCTGGTGGCTGTGGCCGCTGCAGGCCTTCTGCTTCAACTTCGGCAGCAGCCATGCGATCCATCATTTCGTGGTCAAGGAGCCCTTCTACATCCGCCAGCTGACCGTGCCTTTCGCCCATCGGGTGATGCGCGAGATGGGCGTGCGCTTCAACGATTTCGGCACCTTTACCCGTGCCAATCGCTGGACTCGCCAGCAAAAGGTGACCGGGGAGCAAGCCCGCGCGGCATGA
- a CDS encoding response regulator, whose amino-acid sequence MTASAHCLEVLIAEADPWTSNLLQQLVLDVRGDARVLQVSDGQAALARCKRRLPDLVIADGELPGLDGLELLRQLRRHPRTPALPFVLISGRLDASSVRAARPLAPSAYLAKPFNAESLRQRLRTLMPAPENAVVLSQPLLVSDLRDFLDTVREAGQGAPLLSDVRTAVSQGLQAGEKDLGELAAVFGSDPQITALLIAAASTAAQHQGTPCQTLAQALHRLGVARTLNLVLGLALQRNAQLRDPRLAELATHAWQQARRSADLAHWLAVELKLDAELCYTAGLLHNLGELALLRSLQDWLDAGGELSGEQIEQVMRARAASFGSALRIRWRLPFGLRELIAAFHGLGSGVFSREALVLNLSGLLLALPAGAQPESLAEARCVRLLRLDLALLRRLPAELYQRS is encoded by the coding sequence ATGACCGCTTCAGCTCATTGTCTGGAAGTTCTGATCGCCGAAGCGGACCCCTGGACATCCAACCTGTTGCAACAACTGGTGCTCGACGTGCGCGGCGATGCCCGCGTGCTGCAGGTCAGCGACGGGCAGGCGGCACTGGCGCGCTGCAAGCGCAGGCTGCCTGACCTGGTGATCGCCGACGGCGAGCTGCCCGGTCTCGATGGTCTGGAGCTGCTACGCCAGCTCCGTCGCCATCCGCGTACGCCGGCACTGCCGTTCGTGCTCATCAGTGGGCGGCTCGACGCCAGCAGCGTGCGTGCCGCGCGGCCGCTGGCGCCCAGCGCCTATCTGGCCAAACCCTTCAATGCCGAGAGTCTGCGTCAGCGCCTGCGCACGCTCATGCCGGCGCCAGAGAATGCGGTGGTGCTGTCTCAGCCGCTGCTGGTCAGTGATCTGCGCGACTTTCTCGATACGGTGCGTGAGGCCGGGCAGGGGGCGCCACTGCTCAGCGATGTGCGCACTGCCGTGAGTCAGGGATTGCAGGCCGGCGAAAAGGACCTGGGCGAACTGGCGGCGGTATTCGGCAGCGACCCGCAGATCACCGCGCTGCTGATCGCTGCTGCCAGTACCGCCGCACAGCACCAGGGCACGCCCTGTCAGACACTGGCGCAGGCGCTGCATCGCCTGGGTGTGGCACGCACCCTGAACCTGGTGTTGGGGCTGGCCCTGCAGCGTAATGCCCAGCTGCGCGACCCGCGCCTGGCCGAGCTGGCGACCCATGCCTGGCAGCAGGCCCGACGCAGTGCCGACCTGGCCCATTGGCTGGCAGTCGAACTGAAGCTCGATGCCGAGCTGTGCTACACCGCCGGTCTGCTGCACAACCTGGGCGAACTGGCCTTGCTGCGCAGTCTGCAGGACTGGCTGGATGCAGGCGGCGAGTTGAGCGGCGAGCAGATCGAGCAGGTGATGCGTGCCCGGGCGGCGAGCTTCGGTTCGGCCCTGCGTATCCGCTGGCGTCTGCCGTTCGGTCTGCGCGAGCTGATCGCCGCGTTCCATGGCCTGGGCAGCGGCGTGTTCTCGCGCGAGGCGCTGGTGCTCAACCTCAGCGGCCTGCTACTGGCGCTGCCGGCCGGTGCGCAGCCGGAGAGCCTGGCCGAGGCGCGTTGCGTGCGCCTGTTGCGTCTCGATCTGGCGCTGCTCAGGCGCCTGCCGGCGGAGCTGTATCAGCGATCCTGA
- a CDS encoding EAL domain-containing protein: protein MLRTLRSLFVLLCLTCTLPAWAGSALPLLKLDTADLAAPVSIEHSLLLEDPSGQLTAAEVLQRIGTEGRQIRGTARIGYTRSAWWLAVQLQTPPTERLQLIIGQVFLKDLEVWLFAGGQPLGPVYSGSKRPFAERGEPYPQFLLNLPQVSAGPYSLLLRVQSDSAINLPLQLVGTQQGQQLIAHSWLQSGLLVGALLALALFYLIKYSTLREAQLAYFSLTSLCVALYNASLYSLAGLLWPQWPLLPRLLVNLSTAGMMIFSSLFIASALGLRLGRLRWLRDALFTATLAVSVGGLLVDQPYTYQTLNVLILATGLYQILLMVLGITQRRPYAPGYLLCWSAALVLMLLVPLSRVGLIPLPDGYYALYAYLPALSMLLFGALLDKQLERVRRVLLSSQAQAIDNLEQYQALFRHSGEGIFRCRRDGRLLEANPSLARLLGGENLPEDLDNLSLQRLVGETQWRWLLQQLDEQAGAVSCECELYDLAQHSRWVYLSLHLRPHQDVIEGIVVDLSERRALEERLQELAAHDALTGLLNRRELERLLSETLGGTARRRFSHLLLLGLDRFKQVNDLFGHSAGDQLLRQLANQLLHQMPRHAELARVGGDEFAVLLREIDDAAALEQAEHLRQAVEQFVFTWQGRPFRLHVSIGMLALSSGVRDWETALNWASSASQLAKHQGRNRVQQFNPADGALLEHQRQLQWITRLREATERGHFELFFQPVQALQSTAAGLHYEVLLRYRAPQSGEWISPAQFLDAAARYDFLGAIDRWVIQHLCTWLAANPRHLAQLAQVNVNISACSLLDSSFHQLLQDELRRHGLPPGKLCIEVTEMVALGELGVSAQWIEELRGKGLKVALDDFGSGFASYAYLRHLPLDILKIDGSFISGIEDDPINQAMVGSMRQIATQLGLVTVAEFVETQAGLDCLRRLGIDYAQGYFVGHPQPLHQLADDHRQPSAQDR from the coding sequence ATGCTTCGAACGCTTCGCTCCCTGTTCGTGCTGCTCTGCCTGACCTGCACCCTGCCGGCCTGGGCGGGCAGCGCGTTGCCGCTGCTGAAGCTGGACACGGCCGACCTGGCCGCGCCGGTAAGCATCGAACACAGCCTGCTGCTGGAAGATCCCAGCGGCCAGCTGACGGCCGCCGAGGTACTGCAGCGCATCGGGACGGAAGGCCGGCAGATCCGCGGCACCGCCCGCATTGGCTACACGCGCAGTGCCTGGTGGCTGGCGGTGCAACTGCAAACACCGCCGACCGAACGCCTGCAACTGATCATCGGCCAGGTCTTCCTCAAGGACCTGGAGGTCTGGCTGTTCGCTGGCGGGCAGCCACTGGGCCCGGTATACAGCGGCTCCAAACGGCCATTTGCCGAGCGCGGCGAACCCTATCCGCAGTTTCTGCTCAACCTGCCACAGGTCAGCGCCGGCCCGTACAGCCTGCTGCTGCGTGTACAGAGCGATTCGGCGATCAACCTGCCGCTGCAGCTGGTCGGCACCCAGCAGGGCCAACAGCTGATTGCCCACAGCTGGCTGCAAAGCGGCCTGCTGGTCGGCGCCCTGCTCGCCCTGGCGCTGTTCTACCTGATCAAGTACAGCACGCTGCGCGAAGCGCAACTGGCCTACTTCAGCCTTACCTCGCTGTGCGTGGCGCTGTACAACGCCAGCCTGTACAGCCTGGCCGGGCTGCTCTGGCCACAGTGGCCGCTGCTGCCCAGGTTGCTGGTCAACCTGTCCACTGCGGGCATGATGATCTTCAGCTCGCTGTTCATCGCCAGCGCGCTCGGACTGCGCCTGGGACGCCTGCGCTGGCTGCGCGATGCCCTGTTCACCGCCACCCTGGCAGTCAGCGTGGGTGGCCTGCTGGTCGATCAGCCCTACACCTACCAGACGCTGAATGTGCTGATTCTGGCCACCGGGCTCTATCAGATACTGCTGATGGTGCTCGGCATCACTCAGCGCCGGCCCTATGCGCCCGGCTACCTGCTGTGCTGGAGCGCGGCGCTGGTGCTGATGCTGCTGGTGCCGCTGAGCCGCGTCGGCCTGATCCCGTTGCCCGACGGCTACTACGCGCTGTACGCCTACCTGCCGGCGCTGAGCATGCTCCTGTTCGGTGCCCTGCTCGACAAGCAGCTGGAACGCGTGCGCCGTGTGCTGCTGAGCAGCCAGGCGCAGGCCATCGACAACCTGGAGCAGTATCAGGCGCTGTTTCGCCATAGCGGTGAGGGCATCTTCCGCTGCCGCCGCGACGGCCGGCTGCTGGAAGCCAACCCTAGCCTGGCGCGCCTGCTCGGCGGCGAAAACCTGCCGGAGGACCTGGACAATCTGTCCCTGCAGCGCCTGGTAGGTGAAACGCAGTGGCGCTGGCTGCTGCAGCAGCTTGACGAGCAGGCCGGCGCGGTCAGCTGCGAGTGTGAGCTGTACGACCTGGCGCAACATTCGCGCTGGGTCTATCTGTCACTGCATCTGCGTCCGCACCAGGATGTCATCGAAGGCATCGTGGTCGACCTCAGCGAGCGGCGCGCCCTGGAAGAACGCCTGCAGGAGCTGGCAGCCCACGACGCCCTGACCGGCCTGCTCAACCGCCGCGAACTGGAACGGCTGCTCTCGGAAACCCTCGGCGGTACCGCCAGACGGCGCTTCAGCCATCTGCTGCTGCTGGGACTGGATCGTTTCAAGCAGGTCAACGACCTGTTCGGCCACTCCGCTGGCGACCAGTTGCTACGCCAGCTGGCCAACCAGCTGCTGCACCAGATGCCGCGCCATGCCGAGCTGGCACGTGTCGGTGGCGACGAATTCGCCGTGCTGCTGCGCGAGATCGACGACGCCGCAGCCCTGGAGCAGGCCGAGCATTTGCGACAGGCCGTCGAACAGTTCGTCTTCACCTGGCAGGGGCGACCGTTCCGCCTGCACGTCAGTATCGGCATGCTTGCCCTGAGCTCCGGCGTCCGCGACTGGGAAACCGCGCTGAACTGGGCCAGCAGCGCCAGCCAGCTGGCCAAGCATCAGGGACGCAACCGCGTGCAGCAGTTCAACCCGGCCGACGGCGCCCTGCTCGAACATCAGCGCCAGCTACAGTGGATCACCCGCCTGCGCGAGGCCACTGAACGCGGCCATTTCGAGCTGTTCTTCCAGCCGGTGCAGGCGCTGCAGAGTACCGCCGCCGGCCTGCATTACGAAGTGCTGCTGCGTTACCGCGCCCCGCAGAGTGGCGAATGGATCAGCCCGGCACAGTTTCTCGACGCGGCGGCGCGCTACGACTTTCTCGGCGCCATCGACCGCTGGGTGATTCAGCACCTGTGCACCTGGCTGGCGGCCAATCCACGCCACCTGGCGCAACTGGCTCAGGTCAACGTCAACATCAGCGCCTGCTCGCTGCTCGACTCCAGCTTTCACCAACTGCTGCAGGACGAGTTGCGGCGCCATGGCCTGCCGCCGGGCAAGCTGTGCATCGAAGTGACGGAAATGGTTGCCCTGGGCGAGCTCGGCGTCTCCGCACAGTGGATCGAGGAACTGCGCGGCAAGGGGCTGAAGGTCGCACTGGACGATTTCGGCAGCGGCTTCGCTTCCTACGCCTACCTGCGTCATCTGCCACTGGATATCCTCAAGATCGACGGCAGCTTCATCAGCGGCATCGAGGACGACCCGATCAACCAGGCCATGGTCGGTTCGATGCGCCAGATCGCGACACAACTCGGCCTGGTCACCGTCGCCGAGTTCGTCGAGACGCAGGCCGGTCTGGACTGCCTGCGTCGCCTGGGCATCGACTACGCCCAGGGCTATTTCGTCGGCCATCCGCAACCCCTGCACCAGTTGGCCGACGACCACCGCCAGCCCAGTGCTCAGGATCGCTGA